From one Callithrix jacchus isolate 240 chromosome 2, calJac240_pri, whole genome shotgun sequence genomic stretch:
- the LOC103791629 gene encoding uncharacterized protein LOC103791629 yields the protein MAGARSPAQQVRAKKAEVRAAAAALGRGVTELRAPLCWLRQRGLGALRAAQRQLQRSAPPRGALPGSTRRACLMLQRELRFCLEIRTRHHVNRRGESSEDMRAPGAQAGLGEPGLGGQGPGWGRGGVGPRREGSRGGGGARRWGRKGEQRGGAGVPEAGTEVRVGDARRPSPGGRESAESVETPLGSRLLLEGWIGRNVWRSTWASRKRQSELDRGALAGLCPGARCREGGALLVQGRAGLSSRLSKAGLPAPVSRPLASPLGRRQRREKELAGRSSSTEKKRCRAAR from the exons ATGGCTGGAGCGCGGAGCCCTGCCCAGCAGGTCAGGGCCAAGA aagcCGAGGTCCGAGCAGCCGCAGCTGCTTTGGGTCGGGGGGTGACAGAGCTGCGCGCGCCGCTCTGTTGGCTGAGGCAGCGCGGGCTCGGGGCGCTGCGGGCGGCTCAGCGGCAGCTGCAGCGCTCTGCGCCTCCTCGGGGCGCACTGCCTGGGAGCACGAGACGGGCTTGTCTGATGCTGCAGCGGGAGCTGAGGTTTTGCCTGGAGATCCGAACGAGACACCACGTCAACCGGCGCGGGGAGTCCAGTGAAGACATGAGGGCGCCAGGagcgcaggctggtcttggagAGCCGGGGCTGGGGGGCCAGGGgccggggtgggggaggggaggcgtGGGCCCCCGGAGGGAGGGGTCGCGAGGCGGCGGCGGGGCCCGGCgatggggaaggaaaggagagcaaCGTGGAGGCGCTGGAGTTCCCGAGGCGGGGACCGAGGTGCGAGTGGGCGACGCGAGGCGCCCCTCCCCGGGCGGCAGGGAGAGCGCTGAGAGCGTGGAGACGCCGCTAGGATCGCGCCTTCTCCTCGAGGGGTGGATCGGGAGGAATGTGTGGCGCTCCACGTGGGCCAGTCGAAAGCGGCAATCCGAACTTGACCGCGGCGCCCTCGCCGGGCTTTGCCCTGGCGCCCGGTGCAGGGAGGGAGGCGCTCTGCTGGTGCAGGGCCGCGCCGGGCTTTCCTCGCGCCTTTCGAAGGCCGGCCTTCCAGCTCCGGTGTCTCGCCCTCTCGCTTCTCCGCTGGGCAGGAGGCAGCGGCGAGAAAAGGAGCTTGCCGGCCGGAGTTCTAGCACCGAGAAGAAGAGGTGCAGAGCGGCCCGGTGA